From Ancylobacter pratisalsi, one genomic window encodes:
- a CDS encoding amino acid ABC transporter ATP-binding protein, giving the protein MSNRPIIDVREVWKRFGNVEVLKGIDLSINKSDVTCIIGPSGSGKSTLLRCIAFLEEYSEGEIYIEGELLGFSLEGGKRRRVSDAEVQRVRRNVGFVFQQFNLWPHMTAQENVAAPLRLGRGIGPAEAAQRAGAMLEKVGLSARANAYPSQLSGGQQQRVGIARALAMEPHIMLFDEPTSALDPELVGEVLQVMRDLAAEGMTMAVVTHEMGFAAQVADTVVFIDEGKIAVSGSPDHVFRRDPNPRLRQFLQNYFERNVFWQSEETPSS; this is encoded by the coding sequence TCGACGTGCGCGAGGTCTGGAAACGCTTCGGCAATGTGGAGGTGCTGAAGGGCATCGACCTGTCGATCAACAAGTCCGACGTGACCTGCATTATCGGACCGTCGGGTTCGGGCAAGAGCACCTTGCTGCGCTGCATCGCCTTCCTTGAGGAATACAGCGAGGGCGAGATCTATATCGAGGGCGAACTGCTCGGCTTCTCGCTGGAGGGCGGCAAGCGGCGGCGCGTTTCCGATGCCGAGGTGCAGCGCGTGCGCCGCAATGTCGGATTCGTGTTTCAGCAGTTCAATCTGTGGCCGCATATGACGGCGCAGGAGAACGTGGCGGCGCCGTTGAGGCTGGGCCGCGGCATCGGGCCGGCCGAGGCGGCGCAGCGTGCCGGCGCCATGCTGGAGAAAGTCGGCCTCTCCGCGCGGGCCAACGCCTATCCGAGCCAGCTTTCCGGTGGCCAGCAGCAGCGTGTCGGTATCGCCCGCGCGCTCGCCATGGAGCCGCATATCATGCTGTTCGACGAGCCGACCTCGGCGCTGGACCCCGAGCTTGTCGGCGAAGTGCTTCAGGTGATGCGCGACCTGGCAGCCGAAGGCATGACCATGGCGGTGGTGACACACGAGATGGGCTTCGCCGCGCAGGTGGCGGACACGGTGGTCTTCATCGACGAGGGAAAGATCGCAGTGAGCGGCTCGCCGGACCATGTGTTCCGCCGCGATCCCAATCCCCGGCTCCGGCAGTTCCTGCAAAACTATTTCGAGCGTAACGTATTCTGGCAATCGGAAGAGACGCCCTCGTCATGA